Proteins encoded together in one Armatimonadota bacterium window:
- a CDS encoding zinc-binding dehydrogenase gives MSTPPTSTATMRACVYYQYGGPEVLVSAEVPRPVPGPGQALVRVRAAGVNAFDLMARSGRYRPNPGFPHILGADFAGEVAEVGPDAPSAVRPGQRVTAWWVVSCQQCEQCLSGHPNRCALNYRYLGAHLPGAYAEYVLVPAGNLIPLPEDLTWEEGAAIPTVFGTAWHMLVSRANVRPGEIVLVHAASAGVSTAAIQIAKLVGATVFATSSEDWKLDRARALGADVTINYATHDFQQEVMRLTNKRGVDVVVEHVGGEVWEKSIRSLTRGGRLVTTGGTAGYDVTMNIAYVFHKELTILGSNSATKRELEVMMPLFRAGRLKPVVDRVFPLEEAAAAHRYMESRAHFGKVVLRVP, from the coding sequence GTGAGCACGCCGCCCACGTCCACCGCCACCATGCGGGCGTGTGTCTACTATCAGTATGGCGGGCCCGAGGTCCTGGTCTCTGCGGAGGTTCCCCGCCCGGTCCCCGGACCCGGGCAGGCCCTCGTGCGCGTCCGGGCAGCGGGGGTTAATGCCTTCGATCTCATGGCCCGCTCCGGCCGCTACCGCCCTAACCCAGGATTTCCCCACATCCTGGGGGCGGATTTCGCCGGAGAGGTGGCGGAGGTGGGTCCGGACGCTCCATCCGCAGTCCGGCCGGGCCAGCGTGTGACTGCCTGGTGGGTCGTTTCCTGCCAGCAGTGTGAGCAGTGTCTCAGCGGCCATCCCAACAGGTGCGCTCTCAACTACAGGTACCTGGGAGCCCACCTGCCGGGGGCGTACGCTGAGTATGTTCTGGTCCCTGCGGGCAATCTCATTCCTCTTCCCGAGGATCTGACCTGGGAGGAGGGAGCGGCTATCCCCACCGTCTTCGGAACTGCCTGGCACATGCTCGTGAGCAGAGCTAACGTGCGGCCAGGGGAAATCGTTCTGGTTCACGCGGCCAGTGCGGGGGTGAGCACGGCGGCCATACAGATCGCCAAGCTCGTGGGTGCGACCGTTTTTGCCACAAGTAGTGAGGACTGGAAGCTGGACCGGGCCCGAGCCCTGGGAGCGGACGTCACCATCAACTACGCCACACACGATTTTCAGCAGGAGGTCATGCGCCTTACCAACAAGCGTGGGGTGGACGTGGTCGTGGAGCACGTCGGCGGAGAGGTATGGGAGAAGTCCATTCGCAGTCTGACCCGCGGGGGGCGGCTGGTCACCACGGGAGGTACGGCAGGTTACGACGTGACCATGAACATCGCCTACGTGTTCCATAAGGAACTGACTATCCTCGGCTCCAACAGCGCCACCAAACGGGAGCTAGAGGTCATGATGCCCCTCTTCCGTGCTGGTCGGCTGAAGCCGGTGGTAGATCGCGTCTTTCCTTTGGAGGAAGCTGCCGCAGCGCACCGGTACATGGAGTCTCGAGCCCACTTTGGGAAGGTGGTGTTGCGCGTGCCCTAG
- a CDS encoding acetate--CoA ligase family protein yields MADLTFRDPLEGVRATARTILTEPEAKRLLAALGISVPRGGVARTAEEAEAVARELGVVVLKVVAPGVTHKSRLGWVACPIPPGCVRECFRYLMDRAVQAGSPVQGVLVEQYLPGDVECIVGYARLPRFGPVIMFGLGGLTVEARGEVRFRLAPLGPAEADTLVSEVGDGSRGWVRALSPKGRDALIHTLVTVGGIAADPRLSAIREVDINPLAVSRDGCAALDALVILEPPEA; encoded by the coding sequence ATGGCCGACCTGACGTTCCGCGACCCACTTGAGGGCGTTCGCGCAACTGCCCGAACGATCCTCACTGAACCCGAGGCCAAACGGCTGCTTGCCGCGCTGGGAATTTCTGTCCCTCGCGGCGGGGTGGCGCGTACTGCGGAGGAAGCTGAGGCTGTGGCCCGGGAGCTGGGTGTGGTGGTCCTCAAAGTGGTGGCTCCGGGAGTCACGCACAAGAGTCGTCTGGGGTGGGTCGCGTGTCCGATCCCCCCTGGCTGTGTCCGGGAGTGTTTTCGGTATCTCATGGATCGTGCCGTACAGGCGGGTTCTCCGGTCCAGGGAGTGCTGGTGGAACAGTACCTCCCCGGGGACGTGGAGTGCATCGTGGGATACGCCCGTCTTCCTCGCTTCGGTCCGGTGATCATGTTTGGCCTGGGGGGCCTCACGGTGGAGGCGCGGGGAGAAGTTCGGTTCCGCTTGGCCCCGCTGGGGCCTGCGGAAGCAGATACGCTGGTCTCCGAAGTGGGAGATGGCAGCCGGGGATGGGTGAGAGCCCTCTCTCCGAAGGGGCGCGATGCGCTCATCCATACCCTGGTAACGGTGGGCGGAATCGCTGCCGATCCTCGACTCTCGGCAATACGCGAAGTGGACATCAACCCCCTGGCGGTCAGCCGAGATGGTTGCGCAGCCCTGGACGCCCTCGTAATACTCGAACCTCCGGAGGCCTAG
- a CDS encoding CoA-binding protein: protein MRDLRPLLSPRSVAVVGASTNPAKAGGILFKNLVDGGFSGPLYPVNPRADTVLGYTAYARVGDLPAAPDLAFVVLPRAAVCPVVEECAAAGVRAVCIITSGFGEADAEGRREQARLVDIIRRSGMLAIGPNTIGLVVPHRRLYGSFVPFPSWTPGPIAIFAQTGIFAGAVMLQEMSRPTQRPGVRMSVDAGNKIDVDEIDFLHAAAGDPEVGVVGFYLEEIRDVRAFLQTAGRVGETKPVVLLKPGRTVPGASASASHTGALAVDDRVLDGALRQHGVLRAEGVEDFLLTLRVLAWSSPPAGPRVAVVSYSGALGVMAVDEIVSAGLELAEFAPATRERLATLLPAWQVPANPADLWVALEVHGNRRGHEAALEAVLADPHTDMVLAILLAPPNADFPDVREVFAGLRERHPHKAFVLVIYGGEVRERWLHALEGLGVPVAPNPRVAVRSLAALARWAAVRRRTKADIPTPGRTAWEP from the coding sequence GTGCGCGACCTTCGTCCCCTGCTGTCTCCGCGGTCCGTTGCCGTCGTGGGCGCTTCCACGAATCCGGCCAAGGCGGGAGGTATCCTGTTCAAGAACCTCGTGGATGGAGGATTTTCCGGACCCCTCTATCCTGTCAACCCTCGAGCCGACACTGTACTCGGGTACACAGCCTACGCCCGGGTGGGTGATCTCCCCGCTGCCCCGGATCTCGCTTTCGTCGTCCTCCCACGGGCCGCTGTCTGTCCTGTGGTGGAGGAGTGCGCCGCTGCCGGCGTGCGGGCGGTGTGTATCATCACCTCCGGGTTCGGAGAGGCGGACGCCGAGGGCCGTCGGGAGCAGGCGCGCCTCGTTGATATCATCCGCCGCAGCGGCATGCTGGCCATCGGGCCCAACACCATCGGGCTCGTCGTTCCTCATCGTCGGCTCTATGGATCCTTCGTTCCCTTCCCCTCGTGGACGCCGGGTCCCATCGCCATCTTCGCGCAGACGGGGATCTTCGCGGGCGCGGTCATGCTGCAGGAAATGTCCCGTCCCACGCAGCGGCCGGGCGTCCGCATGAGCGTAGACGCCGGCAATAAGATCGACGTCGATGAGATCGACTTCCTCCACGCAGCGGCAGGAGATCCCGAGGTAGGCGTGGTCGGTTTCTATCTCGAAGAAATTCGGGACGTCCGCGCTTTTTTGCAGACGGCCGGCCGGGTCGGTGAAACGAAGCCAGTGGTGCTGCTCAAGCCGGGCCGCACCGTCCCGGGGGCGTCGGCCTCCGCCTCGCACACAGGGGCCCTGGCGGTCGACGATCGGGTTCTGGACGGCGCCCTCCGCCAGCATGGCGTGCTGCGGGCGGAGGGCGTTGAGGACTTCCTTCTCACCCTGCGGGTTCTCGCATGGTCGTCACCTCCGGCAGGACCCCGCGTGGCTGTGGTCAGTTACAGTGGGGCCCTTGGGGTCATGGCGGTGGATGAGATCGTGTCCGCTGGCCTGGAACTCGCCGAGTTCGCCCCGGCAACGCGGGAACGCCTAGCCACTCTCCTCCCGGCCTGGCAGGTTCCCGCAAATCCTGCGGATCTCTGGGTCGCTCTTGAGGTTCACGGGAACCGCCGAGGCCACGAGGCAGCGCTGGAGGCAGTCCTGGCCGACCCCCACACCGACATGGTCCTGGCCATCCTGCTGGCTCCTCCCAACGCTGACTTTCCTGACGTGCGCGAGGTCTTTGCCGGTCTGCGCGAGCGCCATCCCCACAAGGCTTTCGTCCTGGTCATCTACGGGGGAGAGGTTCGGGAGCGCTGGCTACACGCGCTGGAAGGACTGGGCGTCCCCGTTGCGCCCAACCCCCGTGTGGCTGTGCGGTCGCTCGCGGCCCTGGCGCGCTGGGCGGCTGTTCGGCGTCGGACAAAAGCGGACATCCCCACACCCGGGAGGACTGCATGGGAACCGTGA
- the cysK gene encoding cysteine synthase A: MGTVTRISVAPSILETVGATPMVQLRRVTAGVHAAVLAKLEYFGPSGSVKDRILPYMVAQAERRGELRPGMTIIEGTTGNTGIATAMVGAARGYPVVIVMPEGMSAERSAVIRAYGAEVIFTPGGESDVDLVVRKVREIVAAAPDRYWVVDQFNNLDNPEAHYLTTGPEIWEQAGEAVDAFVAAVGTGGTLTGVARYLKERKPTVRVYAAEPSECAILSGEKWGVHKIEGIGDGFVPRVLDLRLLDGVVRVRSEEAIAMARRLAREEGIFCGISAGCNVVAALRLAGRYPDLRTVVTLIPDNGLRYLSTELCGVVRTLEVPLRDHALDAESRARLSQVRLDVI, from the coding sequence ATGGGAACCGTGACCCGCATATCCGTTGCTCCCAGCATCCTGGAGACGGTGGGCGCCACGCCCATGGTCCAATTGAGGCGTGTGACCGCAGGGGTGCATGCCGCTGTCCTGGCCAAGCTTGAGTACTTCGGCCCCAGTGGCAGTGTCAAGGACCGGATCCTTCCCTATATGGTGGCCCAGGCGGAACGGCGCGGTGAGCTGCGTCCGGGGATGACGATCATCGAAGGGACCACCGGCAATACCGGCATCGCCACGGCTATGGTGGGGGCGGCCAGGGGATATCCGGTGGTCATCGTCATGCCCGAGGGGATGTCCGCCGAGCGCAGCGCCGTGATTCGGGCGTACGGTGCGGAGGTGATCTTCACGCCCGGAGGCGAAAGCGACGTCGACCTGGTCGTACGGAAAGTGCGGGAGATCGTCGCCGCGGCCCCAGATCGGTACTGGGTGGTCGACCAGTTCAACAACCTGGACAATCCGGAGGCGCACTACCTGACCACCGGACCGGAGATCTGGGAGCAGGCGGGCGAGGCGGTGGACGCTTTTGTTGCGGCGGTTGGCACGGGAGGAACTCTCACGGGGGTCGCCCGCTATCTCAAGGAACGTAAGCCGACCGTACGTGTCTACGCTGCCGAGCCGTCGGAGTGCGCCATCCTTTCGGGTGAAAAATGGGGTGTTCACAAAATTGAAGGCATCGGGGACGGGTTTGTGCCGCGAGTGCTGGACCTACGCCTCCTCGACGGCGTGGTGCGCGTCCGCTCGGAGGAAGCTATCGCCATGGCGCGGCGCCTGGCGCGGGAAGAGGGCATCTTCTGTGGGATCTCGGCCGGGTGCAATGTCGTTGCCGCGCTCCGCCTAGCCGGGAGGTACCCTGACCTCCGCACTGTGGTCACCCTCATTCCGGATAACGGTCTGCGCTACCTCTCCACGGAGCTTTGCGGCGTCGTCCGGACGCTGGAGGTTCCGCTCCGCGACCATGCTCTGGACGCCGAGTCGCGCGCGCGCCTGTCCCAAGTCCGCCTGGACGTCATCTGA
- a CDS encoding ABC transporter substrate-binding protein yields MKRLSTMWWPVVLGAVVVVGTGLPAGGQPLRKVIFTTDFGFNGRHAYFYVALDRGYYRQEGLDVEIVRGGGSADAIKQVGAGRALIGFADAGTLILARGNDGVPVKLLAVVYARPPHAIYALRDSGIRFPRDLEGRTVADTAGSAVPALFPVYAKWAGINKDAVRWVFTDSAALPGLLATGRVDAVGQFIVGEPLLRKRVAPKELVRLAYADVGLDYYGNGLIAAEETIRRQPDVLRAFVRATVRGMEEAFRDPSEAGRIINKYHPQIEPDVGQGETEAVRELATTPLTQQRGLGYVDRLRVWRTLQVISDVFTLRLPVRVEDIYVPGFAGRP; encoded by the coding sequence GTGAAGAGGCTGTCGACCATGTGGTGGCCGGTCGTCCTGGGCGCGGTAGTCGTCGTGGGGACGGGTCTGCCCGCTGGCGGTCAGCCGCTCCGCAAAGTCATCTTCACCACGGACTTCGGGTTCAACGGGCGGCACGCCTACTTCTACGTGGCCCTGGATCGGGGGTATTACCGGCAGGAGGGCCTGGATGTGGAGATCGTGCGCGGCGGCGGCTCCGCCGATGCCATCAAACAGGTAGGCGCCGGGCGGGCGCTGATAGGGTTTGCCGACGCGGGGACGCTCATCCTCGCCCGGGGCAACGACGGCGTACCGGTTAAGCTCCTGGCGGTCGTCTACGCCCGACCTCCGCACGCCATTTACGCTTTGCGGGACTCGGGCATCCGATTCCCCCGCGATCTGGAAGGGCGAACCGTGGCCGATACGGCCGGGAGTGCCGTCCCTGCTCTTTTCCCTGTTTACGCCAAGTGGGCCGGCATCAACAAGGATGCCGTTCGATGGGTCTTCACGGACAGCGCGGCCCTGCCGGGCCTCCTCGCCACGGGGCGGGTGGATGCCGTGGGACAGTTCATCGTGGGAGAGCCGCTCCTGCGCAAGCGTGTGGCGCCCAAGGAGCTGGTCCGTCTGGCCTACGCCGACGTGGGGCTGGACTATTACGGTAACGGTCTGATCGCTGCGGAGGAAACCATCCGGCGACAGCCCGACGTGCTGCGTGCCTTCGTCCGCGCCACCGTCCGCGGTATGGAGGAGGCCTTCCGGGACCCCTCCGAGGCCGGACGCATCATCAACAAGTACCACCCGCAGATCGAACCGGACGTCGGCCAGGGGGAAACGGAGGCGGTCCGCGAGCTGGCCACGACACCGCTCACCCAACAGCGTGGCCTTGGATACGTTGATCGCCTGCGGGTGTGGCGGACGCTGCAAGTCATCAGCGATGTCTTCACCCTGCGCCTGCCGGTGCGGGTCGAAGACATCTATGTTCCGGGGTTCGCCGGAAGGCCGTGA
- a CDS encoding ABC transporter ATP-binding protein, which yields MTSEEPVEARMIVVNGVSKIYFPRRSPPIRALEDVSLSIGEREFLTLVGPSGCGKSTLLKLIAGLQSPTTGTIFLNGQVVAAPSREVGIVFQDPVLLPWRSALDNVLLPVEILGLARAQFVPAARRLLALVGLGGFERHFPRELSGGMQQRVAICRSLIYDPAVLLMDEPFGALDAMTREELGFELLRIWTEYRKTILFVTHSIPEAVLLADRVAVMTPRPGRVAKVITVRLPRPRTTEMAFWPEFREHVEEIREQVFHRGREARP from the coding sequence GTGACCAGTGAGGAACCGGTGGAGGCGCGGATGATCGTCGTCAACGGCGTCTCGAAGATCTACTTTCCCCGCCGGTCGCCCCCCATCCGGGCTCTGGAGGACGTCAGCCTCTCCATCGGCGAGCGGGAGTTCCTCACCCTCGTGGGGCCATCGGGATGCGGTAAGTCCACCCTTCTCAAGTTGATCGCGGGCCTGCAGTCCCCCACCACCGGGACGATCTTCCTCAACGGCCAGGTTGTCGCCGCTCCCTCGCGGGAGGTGGGCATCGTTTTCCAGGATCCGGTACTGTTACCGTGGCGGTCTGCGCTGGACAACGTTCTGCTGCCGGTGGAGATCCTGGGCCTTGCCCGGGCCCAGTTCGTGCCCGCTGCCCGTCGCCTCCTCGCCCTGGTGGGCCTGGGTGGTTTCGAGCGGCACTTCCCTCGAGAGCTTTCCGGGGGTATGCAGCAGCGGGTGGCCATCTGCCGATCCCTCATCTACGATCCTGCCGTTCTTCTGATGGACGAACCCTTCGGCGCGCTGGACGCCATGACGCGGGAGGAATTGGGGTTCGAGCTGTTGCGCATCTGGACAGAGTACCGTAAAACCATTCTTTTTGTCACCCACAGCATCCCGGAGGCGGTGCTGTTGGCGGACCGCGTGGCCGTCATGACCCCACGACCGGGACGGGTGGCCAAAGTCATCACAGTCCGTCTGCCCCGGCCACGCACCACGGAAATGGCTTTCTGGCCGGAGTTCCGGGAACACGTCGAGGAAATCCGCGAGCAGGTCTTCCACCGTGGGCGGGAGGCACGACCGTGA
- a CDS encoding ABC transporter permease, giving the protein MKVPLRETPWLPVRWAVPAILPVLTVVVVVLLWEGVARLLRVPVWILPSPLSIVQATAAWGSRLPYHVGVTLYETLAGFGIAIAVGIPLAALVVHVPILYSTFYPLLLGLQSVPKVAIAPLLLIWLGYGELPKIVVVFLVCFFPIVVSTVTGLTAVPPELMDLVRSLSPSTSQVFVKIRFPTSLPYLFVGLKVAITLAVIGAVIGEFVSAERGLGYLILAATSQLNTSLGFGALALLTIMSILLYYGVEALERLISPWARS; this is encoded by the coding sequence GTGAAGGTTCCGCTCCGGGAGACACCCTGGCTACCGGTCCGCTGGGCTGTTCCCGCCATCCTCCCGGTCCTGACGGTGGTGGTTGTCGTCCTTCTGTGGGAGGGTGTCGCTCGTTTGCTGCGGGTACCCGTCTGGATCCTTCCATCCCCGTTGTCTATCGTCCAGGCTACAGCCGCTTGGGGATCCCGCCTTCCCTACCACGTCGGGGTCACCCTCTACGAAACCCTGGCGGGTTTTGGCATAGCCATTGCCGTGGGCATTCCCCTGGCTGCGCTGGTGGTCCATGTCCCGATCTTGTACAGCACCTTCTATCCACTCCTGCTTGGCCTGCAGTCAGTACCCAAGGTGGCCATCGCTCCCCTCCTTCTCATCTGGCTCGGCTACGGGGAATTACCCAAGATTGTAGTGGTTTTCCTCGTCTGCTTCTTCCCCATCGTCGTGAGCACGGTCACGGGACTGACCGCGGTTCCCCCTGAACTGATGGACCTCGTTCGCTCGCTCTCTCCTTCCACCTCTCAGGTCTTCGTGAAGATCCGCTTTCCCACATCTCTGCCTTACCTTTTCGTGGGGTTGAAGGTGGCCATCACCCTGGCGGTCATCGGGGCGGTGATCGGCGAGTTCGTCAGTGCGGAGCGTGGTCTGGGCTACCTCATCCTGGCTGCAACTTCGCAGCTCAACACGTCCTTGGGGTTCGGGGCGCTCGCGCTGCTCACGATCATGAGCATCCTCCTGTACTACGGTGTGGAGGCCCTCGAGAGGCTCATCTCCCCTTGGGCTCGGAGCTGA
- a CDS encoding tripartite tricarboxylate transporter substrate binding protein — protein MRTGALLALTVLAVAALSAGGLAGPAFPDRPVEIIAPAGPGGGWDTLSRMTAKVLAEEKLVTQPITVTNMPGGSGAVAIAHVVTRRKGDAYTLVAFSPALTLTIVNRNTPYTYRDVTPLASLTTDYGVLVVRRDSTINNLRTLLEVLKRNPDAGVVAGGSAPGSMDHIIFAKAARAGGVDPLKVRYIPYQGGGEALAALLGGSASVLSTGASEVLAQVQAGTVRVLAIFSEQRLGGAFRNVPTAAEQGFNVTFPIWRGFYGPPEMPAAAVRFWEETLVRMTRTKGWEKVLADTQWFPFVLTGDRFRRFLEEDTKNFETLLRELGFVK, from the coding sequence ATGCGTACAGGGGCTTTGCTGGCGCTGACGGTTCTGGCAGTCGCCGCCCTGTCGGCCGGCGGGCTGGCCGGGCCGGCGTTTCCCGACCGGCCGGTGGAGATCATCGCCCCGGCGGGGCCCGGCGGCGGGTGGGACACGCTGTCCCGGATGACGGCCAAGGTGCTGGCCGAGGAGAAGCTCGTCACCCAGCCCATCACCGTAACCAACATGCCCGGAGGGTCCGGGGCGGTGGCCATCGCCCACGTGGTCACCCGGCGCAAGGGGGACGCCTACACGCTCGTGGCCTTCTCGCCCGCGCTCACCCTGACCATCGTCAACCGCAACACGCCCTACACCTACCGGGACGTGACCCCTCTGGCCTCCCTCACCACGGACTACGGCGTGCTGGTGGTGCGCCGGGACTCCACCATCAACAACCTGCGGACGCTGCTGGAAGTGCTGAAGCGGAATCCCGACGCCGGCGTGGTGGCCGGGGGGTCGGCTCCGGGCAGCATGGACCACATCATCTTCGCCAAGGCCGCGCGGGCCGGGGGCGTGGACCCTCTGAAGGTGCGCTACATCCCCTATCAGGGCGGCGGGGAGGCGCTGGCGGCGCTGCTGGGCGGCAGCGCCTCGGTGCTCTCCACCGGCGCCTCGGAGGTCCTGGCCCAGGTCCAGGCGGGCACGGTGCGCGTGCTGGCCATCTTCTCCGAGCAGCGACTGGGCGGGGCCTTCCGCAACGTCCCCACGGCCGCGGAACAGGGGTTCAATGTGACGTTTCCCATCTGGCGCGGCTTTTACGGCCCCCCGGAGATGCCGGCGGCCGCCGTCCGCTTCTGGGAGGAGACGCTGGTCCGGATGACCCGGACCAAGGGCTGGGAGAAGGTGCTGGCCGACACCCAGTGGTTCCCCTTCGTCCTGACCGGCGACAGGTTCCGCCGCTTCCTGGAGGAGGACACGAAGAACTTCGAGACGCTGTTGCGTGAGCTCGGGTTTGTGAAGTAG
- a CDS encoding tripartite tricarboxylate transporter TctB family protein, whose translation MTFQGEPVARPGRGGRSDRFAAVVIFLVSSLYIRYALTFQPPRFRSEALGPATFPLMIGGLMVVCSVLLFVESLRRAPEPPAAWRRSLPALALWGLLLAYSVVLERLGFPLATALFLAPSFRLLGVRPWWRCLLYAVAVTAAAWYAFAALDVRLPRGEWWRR comes from the coding sequence ATGACCTTTCAGGGCGAACCGGTCGCGCGCCCGGGGCGGGGCGGGCGCAGCGACCGGTTCGCGGCCGTCGTCATCTTCCTCGTTTCCTCCCTGTACATCCGCTACGCCCTCACGTTCCAGCCTCCGCGGTTTCGCAGCGAGGCGCTGGGCCCGGCGACATTTCCCCTCATGATCGGCGGGCTGATGGTGGTCTGCAGCGTCCTGCTCTTCGTTGAGTCGCTGCGCCGCGCGCCGGAACCTCCGGCGGCGTGGCGGCGCTCTCTGCCAGCCCTGGCGCTGTGGGGCCTTCTGCTGGCCTACAGCGTGGTGCTGGAGCGCCTCGGGTTTCCTCTGGCCACCGCCCTGTTTCTGGCGCCGAGCTTCCGGCTGCTGGGGGTACGGCCGTGGTGGCGGTGCCTGCTGTATGCGGTGGCCGTCACGGCGGCGGCCTGGTACGCCTTTGCCGCCCTGGACGTCCGCCTGCCCCGCGGGGAGTGGTGGCGCCGGTGA
- a CDS encoding tripartite tricarboxylate transporter permease, translating to MSDTWQHLLFGFQVALRPENLALALAGAVVGTIVGVLPGIGPVGGIALLLPLTFRLPPASAMIMLTAVYYGTMYGGSTTSILMNVPGEASSVVTTFDGYAMARQGRAGPALAIAAVGSFIAGTLSTIALTFFSPLLATWGLAFGPPEYFGLMVFGLSAVSSLAGESLVKALLSMGFGLMLATVGTDLVTGVPRYTFNIPYLLDGIDFVVVVIGLFAVSEVMVSAEAAVGEVRVPVKIERIWLSLKDFVQSFWAIIRGSVIGFYIGILPAAGATIASFLAYSVEKQLARDPSTFGRGDIRGVAAPESANNAAAVGNMIPMLTLGIPGSSTTALMMGALLVLNVVPGPMLFQQHPDVVWGLVASMYVSNLVLLILNLPLVGLFVRILYVPERVLLPAILAICVVGTYAVNFSAFDLLTMTVLGLGAYYLRKNDYPLGPAVLGLVLGDLMEQNLRRALIMSKGSPAIFVARPVSAVLLALSVLSLCAPALLRLARRRRSAEAAAG from the coding sequence GTGAGCGACACCTGGCAGCACCTCCTGTTCGGCTTCCAGGTGGCCCTGCGCCCGGAGAACCTGGCCCTGGCCCTGGCCGGGGCGGTGGTGGGGACCATCGTCGGCGTGCTCCCCGGCATCGGGCCCGTGGGCGGGATCGCCCTGCTGCTCCCGCTGACGTTCAGGTTGCCTCCCGCCTCGGCCATGATCATGCTCACCGCCGTCTACTACGGGACCATGTACGGGGGATCCACCACCTCGATTCTGATGAACGTCCCGGGCGAGGCGTCCTCGGTGGTGACGACCTTTGACGGGTACGCCATGGCCCGCCAGGGCCGGGCGGGCCCCGCCCTGGCCATCGCCGCCGTCGGCTCCTTCATCGCGGGCACCCTCTCCACCATTGCGCTGACGTTCTTCTCGCCGCTGCTGGCCACCTGGGGCCTGGCGTTCGGGCCGCCCGAGTACTTCGGGCTGATGGTGTTCGGCCTGTCGGCGGTGAGCAGCCTGGCGGGAGAGTCTCTGGTCAAGGCGCTGCTGTCCATGGGCTTTGGCCTGATGCTGGCCACCGTGGGAACCGATCTGGTGACGGGCGTCCCCCGGTACACCTTTAACATCCCCTACCTCCTGGACGGGATCGATTTCGTCGTGGTGGTGATCGGCCTGTTCGCTGTCTCGGAGGTCATGGTCTCCGCGGAGGCGGCGGTCGGTGAGGTGCGGGTCCCGGTGAAGATCGAGCGCATCTGGCTCAGCCTGAAGGACTTCGTCCAGTCCTTCTGGGCCATCATCCGCGGCAGCGTCATCGGGTTCTACATCGGGATCCTGCCGGCGGCGGGGGCGACCATCGCGTCGTTTCTGGCCTACAGCGTGGAGAAACAGCTGGCCCGGGACCCCTCGACCTTCGGCCGCGGCGATATCCGCGGGGTGGCCGCGCCCGAGTCGGCCAACAACGCCGCCGCGGTGGGCAACATGATCCCCATGCTGACCCTGGGGATCCCCGGGTCCTCCACCACGGCGCTGATGATGGGCGCACTGCTGGTCCTCAACGTCGTTCCCGGGCCCATGCTGTTCCAGCAGCACCCCGATGTGGTGTGGGGTCTGGTGGCCAGCATGTACGTGAGCAACCTGGTGCTGCTGATCCTGAACCTGCCCCTGGTGGGCCTGTTCGTGCGCATCCTGTACGTGCCGGAGCGGGTGCTGCTGCCCGCGATCCTGGCCATCTGCGTGGTGGGGACCTACGCGGTGAACTTCAGCGCCTTCGACCTGCTTACCATGACGGTGCTGGGGCTGGGGGCCTACTACCTGCGCAAGAACGACTACCCTCTGGGGCCGGCGGTCCTGGGGCTGGTCCTGGGCGACCTGATGGAGCAGAACCTGCGCCGGGCGCTCATCATGAGCAAGGGCAGCCCGGCCATCTTCGTCGCCCGGCCCGTGTCCGCGGTGCTGCTGGCGCTGTCGGTGCTGTCCCTGTGCGCTCCGGCGCTGCTGCGGCTCGCGCGGCGCCGGAGGTCTGCCGAGGCGGCGGCCGGGTAA
- a CDS encoding carbohydrate ABC transporter permease codes for MLLPYYLMVATSLKPLQEIFTDPFTWIPSRLAWENYADAWNHAPFARYFLNSTIIAVTETAGVLVTSALAAYAFSRMRFAGREALFMIFLGTLMVPGEVQLVPNYITITRLGWLNTYAALIVPWLASIFGIFFLRQHFATIPQELQDAATIDGASHLTFLWRVVVPLSTPAFITVAVLTFLGSWNALTWPLIVTNTPEMRPIMVGLLAFSSEWGTQPRLLMAAATFAVVPVLVVFFALQRYFVQGIARAGLRF; via the coding sequence ATGCTGCTCCCCTACTACCTGATGGTGGCCACCTCTCTCAAGCCGCTGCAGGAGATCTTCACCGACCCCTTCACCTGGATCCCGTCGCGTCTGGCCTGGGAAAACTACGCAGACGCCTGGAATCACGCGCCCTTTGCCCGGTATTTCCTCAACAGCACCATCATCGCCGTCACCGAAACCGCCGGCGTGCTGGTGACCTCCGCCCTGGCCGCCTACGCCTTCTCCCGCATGCGCTTTGCGGGGCGCGAAGCGCTGTTCATGATCTTCCTGGGCACCCTCATGGTCCCGGGCGAGGTCCAGCTGGTTCCCAACTACATCACCATCACCCGGCTGGGATGGCTCAACACCTACGCCGCCCTCATCGTTCCCTGGCTGGCGAGCATCTTCGGCATCTTCTTTTTGCGCCAGCACTTCGCCACCATCCCCCAGGAGCTGCAGGACGCCGCCACCATCGACGGCGCCTCCCACCTGACCTTCCTGTGGCGGGTGGTGGTCCCCCTGAGCACCCCGGCCTTCATCACGGTGGCGGTGCTGACCTTCCTGGGGTCCTGGAACGCCCTCACCTGGCCGCTGATCGTCACCAACACGCCCGAGATGCGGCCCATCATGGTGGGCCTGCTGGCCTTCTCCAGCGAGTGGGGGACGCAGCCGCGGCTGCTGATGGCCGCCGCCACCTTCGCGGTGGTGCCGGTGCTGGTGGTCTTCTTCGCCCTGCAGCGGTACTTCGTCCAGGGAATCGCCCGGGCGGGACTGCGGTTCTGA